In Streptomyces sp. NBC_01231, the sequence CACACAGGTGCCGACCTCGTCCGTGCCGCAGCCGCGGGGGATCCGCAGGCAGTCGCCGCCATCACCTCGTACGGGCGGAGGCTGGCCGCCGGGATCGCGCCCGTGCTACTCGCGCTCGACCCGGCCCTGGTCGTGCTCGGCACCGGCCTCTTCGCCGATCCGGCCCTGCTTCCGGCCGGGGAGATCCTCCTGAGCGCCACCGAGGAGGAAGCCGGCAGCCTCCTCGTCGACCTACCGCGGTGGCGGCTGTCCTCCCTGGCCGACGAGGCCGTGATCACCGGCGCGGTACGTTTCGCCCTCTCCTCCGTGGAAGAGGTGCTCCGCACCCGACCGACCCTCCTTCCGGCCCGGGGGCGGTGAAGCCGGCGCCCTGGGCAGGCGGCAGGCGGGGCGTGCAGTGTGACGGGGCATGCAGCCTGACGGGCGGGCAGCTGTGCTGCCATGGCAGTTCACATATACAAGCCCTTCCCGTACACCTGTCCGACGATAAATGGGTATCAATCCACAGAAAGGCGATTCAGCGGTTTCCCCGAGGAGGGATGCCATGCCCAAACGCCTGGTCATCTGTTGCGACGGAACGTGGAACCTCGCCGACCAACCGAGCAAGACCAATGTCGCCAAGGTCGCCCTGTCCGTACGCCCACGCTCCGCCGTGGGGACGGAGCAGCGCGTGTACTACCACGACGGCGTCGGCACCCGCCGGTGGGAACGCCTGCGGGGCGGTGCGTTCGGCGTGGGGCTGTCGCGGAACGTCACCGACGCCTACCGCTTCCTCGTCGAGAACTACGAGGTCGGTGACGAGCTGTACCTGTTCGGGTTCAGCCGGGGCGCGTTCACCGCCCGTAGTCTGGCCGGCCTGGTGCGCAACTCCGGCATCCTGCGCCGGGAGAACGCCGGCCGGTTGCGGGAGGCCTGGACCCTGTACCGCGACCGGACCGAGAAACCGAACGGCACGGCCTCGACCCTGTTCAGGCGGGCCTACTCGCACGAGACGGAGATCCGCTTCGTCGGTGTGTGGGACACGGTCGGTTCCCTCGGCATTCCGGCCCCGGGGCCCCAGTGGATCCAGCCGGCCGTGGACCTCGTCAACCGCCGCTGGGCCTTCCACGACACCCGGCTGAGCACCTGGGTCAACGGCGCCTTCCACGCGCTGGCCATCGACGAGCAGCGCACGGCGTTCCGGCCGACCCTGTGGCACCAGCGGCCGGGTGCCGAGGACAAGGGGCAGGAGTTGAAGCAGGCGTGGTTCACGGGTGTGCACGTCGATGTCGGTGGCGGCTATCCGGAGACGGGCCTGTCCGACCTCACCCTGCTGTGGATGATCCAGCAAGCCCTCAGATACGGCCTCGAGTTCGACTGGGAGGTTCTCGGCACGGCCGGTTCGGGGGTGACGGAACCTGACGACAGCGCCGCCTTCAGCGTCAGCCCCGCCGTCGCGGGCCACCTGCACGACTCGCGGACGAGGATGTACAAACTGAGCCCGCCCCTTCACCGGCCCATCGGAGCGGCGGCGGACGCACAAGGCCGTCCCGACGGGCGGGAGTACCTGTCAGCGTCCGCCGAGGAACGCCGCGGCGACCCGCTCACGAACTACCATCCGCCACGACTCGACGCCTACCTCGCCGACCACGCGGAAGTGAACCGCGAACCGGTGCCCCGGTCGGTCGCTGAAGTACGCGACCCGTGAGTGCGGCCGAACAGTCGGCCCTCCCGACCGGCCGCCCGCTGCGCCTGGATCAGGTGATCCACATCTTGGCCGCCGCGACAGCCCGTTCCGGGGCGGCACCGTAGGCCGCGGCCAGGGCCCAGATCGCCAATACGACACAAATGCGACGAGCGCATGTCAAAAACAGCTGTGTGGGGGTGATCATGTGCGGCTCTCGCTCTCCGTTTCGACGAAAAGATGTCGATTCCGTGTCCCCGCCGGAGCGGCCGCCATGGTGCCATGGGAGCGCTCCCAATACAAAGAACGAGGGACGGAAAGAACGAGGCCGGAAAGAGGGCAGTGAGGTTCTGGCCCGGCAAGGTGCGGCCGGTCCCGGCCAGTGCCGACCAGTGCCGACCAGTCCCGGCCGGTCCCGGCCGGTAGGACGACACCTGGCGGAGTTAGCATCCGCTGCATGACGACTTCAGACAGCAACGGTGCTTCCCCCTCTCCCCTCGACGTCGAGATCGGCGCCCTCAAGGGCGGTTCCGCGGACCTCTCCCAGTACGCCGGCCAGGCCGTGCTGGTCGTGAACGTGGCGTCCAAGTGCGGGCTGACCCCGCAGTACACCGGGCTCGAGCGGCTGCAGGAGCAGTACGCCGGGCGTGGCTTCACGGTGCTCGGGGTGCCCTGCAACCAGTTCCTCGGGCAGGAGCCCGGCAGCGCCGAGGAGATCGCCGAGTTCTGCTCGGCGACGTACGGCGTGACCTTCCCGCTGACCGAGAAGGCCGAGGTCAACGGGGAGGGCCGGCACCCGCTCTACGACCGCCTGGTCGGCTTCGCCGACTCCGAGGGGCACAGCGGGGACATCCGCTGGAACTTCGAGAAGTTCCTGATCGGCCGCGACGGCGAGGTCGTGGCGCGCTTCTCGCCGCAGACCGAGCCGGAGTCGGCGGAGTTGGTGGCGGCCGTGGAGAAGGCGCTCGCCTAGAGAGCCTGTCCCTCGCCCGCCGGGCCGGGCGCCGGATGGCCCGTGCGCCGGATGCGGGCAGAGCCGAGCCCTCTCGGCAAGGACGGCGATCTGGTCGAGAGGGCTCCTGGCTGTTGCTTGTGCAGTTGTCGGTGACGCACTCGGCTCGGGAGCGGGACCAGGAGGAACCGCTCCCTTACGCCTTGACCGACGCCACGAAGGCGTTCCACGCGTCCGCGGGGAACCGCACCTTGACCCCGTCGGGGCCGACCTTGGTGTCCCCCACGTCCAGCGACGTCTCAGTGGTGGACCTGACCATCACACAGGCGCCGTTGTTGTTCGTGTAGGAGGACGTCAGCCACGTATCGGTGGCACCCAGGCGAATTGCCATGTTGTTTGCTCCGTTAGGCAGTAGCACTGTTCGGATTGCGCCAACCTTTACTGATCGTTGGCGTGATCGACGCTACTCGCCGCCCTCACCTTTCGGAGCAGCCATTCACTCTTCCGTGCGGCATATTCCACTTGGGTCTTCCCGGCGCGCCCGGGCCGGGTGTAGCATCCCCCGCCCCCGCCCGGGAAGGCTCAACCGGCGTACTCCCGGGCGTACTCCTTCGCCACGTCCTCGATCAGCTGACGCGACTGGTCGACGTTCAGGGCCTGGGCCCGCAGGTGCTCGTACATGACCGTGTACTTCTGCACGTCCTGCGCCTTCTCCAGGTACAGGTCGCTGGTGACACCCTCCATGTACACCACGCTCGAGTCGGCCGCGTCGGCGAACTCCAGGATCGAGTACTGGCCGTTGATGCCGGGATGCGCCCCCACCTCGAACGGCAGCACCTGCACGGTGATGTGCGGACGCTGGGACACCTCGGCCAGGTACTCCAGCTGTTCGCGCATCACCTGCCGGCTGCCCACGACCCGGCGCAGCGACGCCTCGTCCAGCACCACCCACAGCCTGAGGGGCTCCCCCGTGGCTGCGATACGATCCTGCCTCCGCAGCCTGACCTGCGCACGCTTGTCGATCTCGGTGTCCGACGTCTCCGGCGAACCGCCCCTGATGATGGCCTCGGCATAGGCGCGGGTCTGCAACAGGCCGGTGATGATCTGGGGTTCGTAGACCC encodes:
- a CDS encoding DUF2235 domain-containing protein, whose amino-acid sequence is MPKRLVICCDGTWNLADQPSKTNVAKVALSVRPRSAVGTEQRVYYHDGVGTRRWERLRGGAFGVGLSRNVTDAYRFLVENYEVGDELYLFGFSRGAFTARSLAGLVRNSGILRRENAGRLREAWTLYRDRTEKPNGTASTLFRRAYSHETEIRFVGVWDTVGSLGIPAPGPQWIQPAVDLVNRRWAFHDTRLSTWVNGAFHALAIDEQRTAFRPTLWHQRPGAEDKGQELKQAWFTGVHVDVGGGYPETGLSDLTLLWMIQQALRYGLEFDWEVLGTAGSGVTEPDDSAAFSVSPAVAGHLHDSRTRMYKLSPPLHRPIGAAADAQGRPDGREYLSASAEERRGDPLTNYHPPRLDAYLADHAEVNREPVPRSVAEVRDP
- a CDS encoding glutathione peroxidase, with the protein product MTTSDSNGASPSPLDVEIGALKGGSADLSQYAGQAVLVVNVASKCGLTPQYTGLERLQEQYAGRGFTVLGVPCNQFLGQEPGSAEEIAEFCSATYGVTFPLTEKAEVNGEGRHPLYDRLVGFADSEGHSGDIRWNFEKFLIGRDGEVVARFSPQTEPESAELVAAVEKALA
- a CDS encoding DUF397 domain-containing protein; translation: MAIRLGATDTWLTSSYTNNNGACVMVRSTTETSLDVGDTKVGPDGVKVRFPADAWNAFVASVKA
- a CDS encoding helix-turn-helix domain-containing protein — translated: MASNVNPTVRRRRLGQELRRLRELKGMTAEEVAERLLVSQSKISRLENGRRSISQRDVRDLCGVYEVEDQRIVESLMQMAKDSRQQGWWHAFGDIPYSVYIGLETDAESLRVYEPQIITGLLQTRAYAEAIIRGGSPETSDTEIDKRAQVRLRRQDRIAATGEPLRLWVVLDEASLRRVVGSRQVMREQLEYLAEVSQRPHITVQVLPFEVGAHPGINGQYSILEFADAADSSVVYMEGVTSDLYLEKAQDVQKYTVMYEHLRAQALNVDQSRQLIEDVAKEYAREYAG